A single genomic interval of Streptomyces graminofaciens harbors:
- a CDS encoding S8 family peptidase, with translation MAQLRSKKIRVAAVTTMATAALLGGLTATPAQAAPAEGKVLAAGSPTAIKGSYIVTLKKAAGFKAASSEGKDLINEYGGTVKKTFKSALNGYAANLSAAEAKRLAADPAVASVEQNQVFKADATQTSAPWGLDRTDQASLPLSGTYTYPDTAGSGVTAYVIDTGVRITHSQISGRASYGYDAVDGDTTASDGNGHGTHVATTIAGSTYGIAKKAKIVAVRVLDNAGSGTTAGVIAGIDWVTNNHSGPSVANLSLGGSASSTLDTAVRNSIASGVTYAVAAGNSSANASSYSPARVTEAITVGATTSTDAKASYSNYGSVLDIFAPGSSITAGWYTSDTATNTISGTSMATPHVAGAAAVYLAGHTSATPAQVATALVNGSVSGKVTSPGSGSPNRLLQIVQ, from the coding sequence ATGGCACAGCTGCGTAGCAAGAAGATCCGTGTCGCCGCCGTCACCACCATGGCGACGGCCGCCCTGTTGGGTGGCCTCACCGCAACTCCCGCCCAGGCCGCCCCGGCCGAGGGCAAGGTGCTCGCCGCCGGCTCCCCCACCGCGATCAAGGGCAGCTACATCGTCACGCTCAAGAAGGCCGCCGGCTTCAAGGCCGCCTCGAGCGAGGGCAAGGACCTGATCAACGAGTACGGCGGCACGGTCAAGAAGACCTTCAAGTCGGCGCTCAACGGGTACGCGGCCAACCTCTCGGCCGCCGAGGCGAAGAGACTGGCCGCCGACCCCGCGGTCGCCTCCGTCGAGCAGAACCAGGTGTTCAAGGCGGACGCCACGCAGACCAGCGCCCCCTGGGGCCTGGACCGCACCGACCAGGCGTCGCTGCCGCTCTCCGGCACCTACACCTACCCGGACACCGCGGGCAGCGGCGTGACCGCGTACGTCATCGACACCGGCGTCCGCATCACGCACTCCCAGATCAGCGGGCGCGCCTCCTACGGTTACGACGCGGTCGACGGCGACACCACCGCCTCCGACGGCAACGGCCACGGCACCCATGTGGCCACGACCATCGCGGGCTCGACCTACGGCATCGCCAAGAAGGCGAAGATCGTGGCGGTCCGGGTGCTCGACAACGCGGGCTCCGGCACCACCGCCGGCGTCATCGCGGGCATCGACTGGGTCACCAACAACCACTCCGGCCCGTCGGTCGCCAACCTCTCGCTCGGCGGCAGCGCCTCCAGCACCCTGGACACGGCGGTCCGCAACTCCATAGCCAGCGGTGTGACCTACGCGGTCGCGGCCGGCAACAGCAGCGCCAACGCCTCCTCGTACTCCCCGGCGCGCGTCACCGAGGCGATCACGGTCGGCGCCACCACCAGCACCGACGCCAAGGCCAGCTACTCGAACTACGGCTCGGTCCTGGACATCTTCGCCCCGGGGTCCTCGATCACGGCCGGCTGGTACACCAGCGACACCGCGACGAACACGATCTCGGGCACCTCGATGGCCACGCCGCACGTCGCGGGCGCGGCCGCCGTCTACCTCGCCGGCCACACCTCGGCCACCCCGGCCCAGGTCGCCACGGCACTGGTGAACGGCTCCGTCTCGGGCAAGGTCACCAGCCCGGGCTCGGGTTCCCCGAACCGCCTGCTGCAGATCGTCCAGTAA
- a CDS encoding tetratricopeptide repeat protein, whose protein sequence is MSPRTNESAPEKDTDPDTPAPAQEPSESAVAEGAEVIEVTEAADDGRPGKATAEDRPGDALAGGDTSADQPGTTPTAEAVGAGEPGGSASSAAATSRDRTSTAARVPGPRGTGATRPEPARRRVLSFVACAAALAVAFTGGAIALGGRDDGPGVSLSSSGGISAAQLARGDLDSTVRALQAHLKQQPRDFGSWSTLGLAYVEQARTKGDPSRYPQAEKAVERSLELRPDNDQALAARAALAAARHQFEKALKDADRALKVNPYSERALSTRIDALVELGRYDEALKAAKLADSRQPGVPVFTRYAYVHELRGDVKTARRVLKQALATSTAPGDMAYVATQLGQLAWKQGDYKTSLDYYARALAADDTYLPALEGRARAQAASGDTEDAVTGLEQVVSGYPLPGPLVVLGELYEAEGRTTEARDQYALVNAWTSIARANGVNADLDTALAAADHGDKKAALRAARAEWQRRETVHTADALAWALHVNGKDEEALPYARRATATGYQDATFLYHRGMIEYAAGDKKEARARLTAALDLNPGFSPLGAKEARRTLKALKAAEADK, encoded by the coding sequence ATGTCCCCGCGTACGAACGAGAGCGCGCCGGAGAAGGACACGGACCCGGACACGCCCGCTCCGGCCCAGGAACCGAGTGAGTCGGCTGTCGCCGAGGGAGCCGAGGTCATCGAGGTGACCGAGGCGGCCGACGACGGCCGACCGGGGAAGGCCACCGCCGAAGACCGGCCGGGCGACGCCCTGGCGGGCGGGGACACCAGCGCGGACCAGCCGGGGACCACCCCGACGGCAGAGGCGGTCGGCGCGGGTGAGCCGGGTGGCTCCGCGTCGTCGGCGGCGGCCACCAGCCGAGACAGGACGTCGACGGCGGCTCGTGTTCCCGGCCCCCGGGGCACCGGCGCCACCCGCCCCGAACCCGCCCGGCGCCGGGTGCTGAGCTTCGTCGCCTGTGCGGCCGCGCTGGCCGTCGCGTTCACCGGGGGCGCCATCGCTCTCGGGGGGCGGGACGACGGTCCGGGGGTGAGTCTCTCCTCCTCGGGCGGGATCTCGGCGGCGCAGCTCGCGCGTGGTGATCTCGACTCGACGGTGCGCGCGCTGCAGGCCCATCTCAAGCAGCAGCCGCGGGACTTCGGCTCCTGGTCCACGCTCGGGCTCGCCTATGTCGAGCAGGCCCGCACCAAGGGCGACCCCTCCCGCTACCCCCAGGCCGAGAAGGCCGTCGAACGCTCGCTGGAGCTGCGCCCGGACAACGACCAGGCGCTCGCCGCGCGGGCCGCGCTCGCCGCCGCCCGGCACCAGTTCGAGAAGGCGCTCAAGGACGCGGACCGGGCGCTGAAGGTGAACCCGTACAGCGAGCGCGCGCTGTCCACCCGTATCGACGCCCTGGTCGAACTCGGCCGCTACGACGAGGCGTTGAAGGCCGCGAAGCTCGCCGACTCACGGCAGCCCGGCGTCCCCGTCTTCACCCGGTACGCGTACGTCCACGAGCTGCGCGGCGATGTGAAGACCGCCCGGCGGGTGCTCAAGCAGGCCCTCGCCACCTCCACGGCGCCCGGTGACATGGCGTACGTCGCCACCCAGCTCGGCCAGCTCGCCTGGAAGCAGGGCGACTACAAGACCTCCCTCGACTACTACGCGCGCGCCCTCGCCGCCGACGACACCTACCTCCCCGCCCTGGAGGGCCGGGCCCGCGCCCAGGCCGCGAGCGGGGACACCGAGGACGCGGTCACCGGGCTCGAACAGGTCGTGTCCGGCTATCCGCTGCCGGGACCGCTCGTCGTGCTCGGCGAGCTGTACGAGGCCGAGGGCCGGACGACCGAGGCGCGCGATCAGTACGCCCTCGTGAACGCGTGGACCTCGATCGCCCGCGCCAACGGCGTCAACGCCGACCTCGACACCGCGCTCGCCGCCGCCGACCACGGCGACAAGAAGGCCGCCCTGCGCGCGGCCCGCGCCGAGTGGCAGCGCCGGGAGACGGTCCACACGGCCGACGCCCTCGCCTGGGCACTGCACGTCAACGGCAAGGACGAGGAGGCCCTGCCGTACGCCCGCCGGGCCACGGCCACCGGCTACCAGGACGCGACCTTCCTCTACCACCGCGGCATGATCGAGTACGCGGCCGGCGACAAGAAGGAGGCGCGCGCCCGGCTGACGGCCGCCCTCGACCTCAACCCCGGCTTCTCGCCGCTCGGCGCCAAGGAAGCCCGCAGGACCCTGAAGGCTCTCAAGGCTGCGGAGGCCGACAAGTGA
- a CDS encoding SGNH/GDSL hydrolase family protein: MRRSRLAVYVTSLLLAAGAGLTGATTAQASPQAAPTGYAALGDSYSSGVGAGSYISSSGDCKRSTKAYPYLWAAANSPSTFDFTACSGARTGDVLANQLGPLSSSTGLVSISVGGNDAGFADVMTTCVLQGDSACLARIDTAKAYVDSTLPGQLDKVYSAISAKAPAAHVVVLGYPRFYKLGGTCAGLSQTKRSAINSAADYLNTALAKRAADHGFTFGDVRPTFTGHELCSGSAWLHSLNLLNIGESYHPTAAGQSGGYLPVLRNVA; the protein is encoded by the coding sequence ATGAGACGTTCCCGACTTGCGGTATACGTGACCTCGCTCCTCCTCGCCGCCGGCGCCGGCCTCACCGGTGCCACGACCGCCCAGGCGTCCCCGCAGGCCGCACCCACCGGCTACGCGGCCCTCGGCGACTCCTACTCCTCCGGTGTGGGCGCGGGCAGTTACATCTCCTCCAGCGGCGACTGCAAGCGCAGCACCAAGGCCTACCCGTACCTCTGGGCGGCCGCCAACTCACCCTCGACCTTCGACTTCACGGCTTGCTCGGGCGCCCGAACGGGTGATGTTCTGGCCAACCAGCTGGGCCCGCTCAGCAGTTCGACGGGCCTGGTCTCGATCAGCGTCGGCGGCAACGACGCGGGCTTCGCCGACGTCATGACCACCTGCGTGCTCCAGGGCGACAGCGCCTGCCTCGCCCGCATCGACACGGCCAAGGCGTACGTCGACTCGACCCTGCCCGGACAGCTCGACAAGGTCTACTCGGCGATCAGCGCGAAGGCACCGGCCGCCCATGTGGTGGTCCTCGGCTACCCCCGCTTCTACAAACTCGGCGGCACCTGCGCCGGCCTGTCCCAGACCAAGCGGTCCGCCATCAACAGCGCGGCCGACTACCTCAACACCGCCCTCGCCAAGCGCGCCGCCGACCACGGCTTCACCTTCGGCGACGTCCGCCCCACCTTCACCGGGCACGAACTGTGCTCGGGCAGCGCCTGGCTGCACAGCCTCAACCTGCTGAACATCGGCGAGTCGTACCACCCGACGGCCGCCGGCCAGTCGGGTGGCTATCTGCCGGTGCTCAGGAACGTGGCCTGA
- a CDS encoding sigma-70 family RNA polymerase sigma factor, with translation MEADKLLVQVAGGDQRAFEELYGLVSGPVFGLVRRVVRDPAQSEEVAQEVLLELWRSAGRFDPGRGSALSWILTLAHRRAVDRVRSARAATEREQREGYKAHHPAFDQVAEEVEAGLERQWVRHCLEKLTNLQRESVTLAYYDGYTYREVAERLSLPLGTVKTRMRDGLTRLRECLGGVA, from the coding sequence GTGGAGGCGGACAAGCTTCTGGTCCAGGTGGCCGGAGGTGACCAGAGGGCGTTCGAGGAGCTGTACGGACTGGTGTCCGGCCCGGTGTTCGGGCTGGTGCGCCGGGTCGTACGGGATCCCGCGCAGTCGGAGGAGGTGGCTCAGGAGGTGCTGCTCGAACTCTGGCGTTCCGCGGGCCGGTTCGACCCCGGCCGCGGCAGCGCCCTGTCCTGGATCCTCACCCTCGCCCACCGCCGCGCGGTCGACCGGGTGCGCAGCGCCCGCGCCGCCACCGAGCGCGAGCAGCGCGAGGGCTACAAGGCCCACCACCCCGCCTTCGACCAGGTCGCCGAGGAGGTCGAGGCCGGCCTCGAACGCCAGTGGGTGCGCCACTGCCTGGAGAAGCTCACCAACCTCCAGCGCGAGTCCGTCACCCTCGCCTACTACGACGGCTACACCTACCGAGAAGTGGCCGAGCGGCTCTCGCTGCCGCTCGGCACGGTCAAGACCCGCATGCGCGACGGACTCACACGGCTGCGCGAATGCCTGGGAGGAGTCGCATGA
- a CDS encoding anti-sigma factor yields the protein MSLFRREDLHSLAAPYALDALEPDERRRFEKHLERCDRCPAEVRALSEDAVRLAWSTAAPAPAAMRDRVFAAVRNTPQESQSWGARQARPQHLPRHVWGTEPPPKARARAPRLRPLFAPLATATAAAALVVASLFAVQADRTQDQLDAERAQAREIAHVLTAPDARTTSERDARGNGIGVIASAKEGSAIVTLSGFEDLPGDQVHQLWLMRPNVQPRSLGLFDGDTPLVTSGMKADATSLAVTVEPDGGSQQPTSQPVVQLALESVGFGE from the coding sequence ATGAGTCTGTTCCGTCGCGAGGACCTCCACTCCCTCGCCGCCCCCTACGCCCTCGACGCCCTGGAGCCCGACGAGCGGCGCCGCTTCGAGAAGCACCTGGAGCGCTGCGACCGCTGTCCCGCCGAGGTGCGCGCCCTGTCCGAGGACGCCGTCCGCCTCGCCTGGTCGACGGCGGCCCCCGCGCCGGCCGCGATGCGCGACCGGGTCTTCGCCGCCGTACGCAACACACCCCAGGAGAGCCAGTCCTGGGGTGCGCGGCAGGCGCGGCCGCAGCATCTGCCGCGGCATGTGTGGGGCACCGAGCCGCCGCCGAAGGCGCGCGCCCGTGCGCCCCGGTTGCGTCCTTTGTTCGCGCCGCTGGCCACCGCGACGGCCGCGGCCGCGCTCGTCGTCGCCTCGCTCTTCGCCGTGCAGGCCGACCGAACCCAGGACCAGCTGGACGCCGAGCGTGCCCAGGCACGTGAGATCGCCCACGTTCTCACCGCGCCGGACGCCCGCACCACCAGTGAACGGGACGCTCGGGGCAATGGAATCGGAGTGATCGCTTCCGCAAAGGAGGGGAGTGCGATCGTGACCCTCAGCGGATTCGAGGACCTCCCGGGCGACCAGGTGCATCAGCTCTGGCTCATGCGCCCCAACGTGCAACCGCGCTCCCTCGGTCTCTTCGACGGCGACACGCCCTTGGTCACCAGCGGGATGAAAGCCGACGCGACGTCACTCGCCGTGACCGTCGAGCCCGACGGAGGATCACAACAACCCACCAGCCAGCCAGTTGTCCAACTCGCCCTGGAATCGGTTGGATTCGGAGAGTAG
- a CDS encoding serine/threonine-protein kinase, with the protein MSEEPGRERLIADRYRLLTPLGEGGMGTVWRARDEVLHREVAVKEVRAPAGLPASEIERLYARLEREAWAAARVTNRNVVTVYDVAMEEGRPWVVMELVRGLSLADLLDSEGPLSPQHAAHIGAEVLAALRAAHEAGVLHRDVKPANVLISNDGRVVLTDFGIATVEGSSALTMTGEVIGSPEFLAPERALGRTPGPESDLWSLGVLLYAAVEGNSPFRQNTPLSTLRAVVDEELPPPRRAGPLAPVIEGLLRKDPAERVGAAQAEQDLRIIGAGGTPRADTVASAPYTPTVSTVPSPDLGPGTGGFGPPPTPPPGPSATAPPPDRNRRALVFLIAGVAAIAFAVAGLTYALVNRDDGGDGGSGNDTTNGQSTVGGRTGDEETEGGGNDATGDGGDTPPGTPDDGGTTSKPPAQSVKVSVAGENTDYSGACPLPESGAPRFTATFTVGQVPVEVDYRWVTKSKDAPDTDWRTLSFPSDGEKSKQNQIVVTTYASAGTYKDEISVEVRGPVETTSNSVPFSVTCEGDAPTTGGTSPSDSDDSDGGSGGSGGSDDGAGAGAGSYDGAVRPRS; encoded by the coding sequence GTGTCCGAAGAACCGGGCCGTGAACGTCTGATCGCGGACCGCTACCGGCTGCTCACCCCGCTCGGCGAGGGCGGGATGGGCACGGTGTGGCGGGCCCGCGACGAGGTCCTGCACCGCGAGGTCGCCGTCAAGGAGGTGCGCGCCCCTGCCGGGCTGCCGGCGTCCGAGATCGAGCGGCTGTACGCGCGCCTGGAGCGGGAGGCCTGGGCGGCGGCCCGGGTCACCAACCGCAACGTCGTCACGGTGTACGACGTGGCGATGGAGGAGGGCCGCCCCTGGGTCGTGATGGAGCTGGTCCGCGGGCTGTCGCTGGCCGATCTGCTGGACTCCGAGGGCCCGCTGTCCCCGCAGCACGCGGCACACATCGGCGCCGAGGTGCTGGCCGCGCTGCGCGCCGCGCACGAGGCCGGGGTCCTGCACCGCGATGTGAAGCCGGCCAACGTGCTCATCTCCAACGACGGCCGTGTGGTCCTCACCGACTTCGGTATCGCCACGGTGGAGGGCAGCTCGGCGCTGACCATGACCGGCGAGGTCATCGGCTCGCCCGAGTTCCTCGCCCCGGAGCGGGCGCTGGGGCGTACGCCGGGCCCGGAGTCGGACCTGTGGTCGCTCGGCGTGCTGCTGTACGCGGCGGTCGAGGGCAACTCCCCGTTCCGGCAGAACACGCCGCTGAGCACCCTGCGGGCGGTCGTCGACGAGGAGTTGCCGCCGCCGCGCCGGGCGGGCCCGCTGGCCCCGGTGATCGAGGGGCTGCTGCGCAAGGATCCGGCCGAACGCGTCGGCGCCGCGCAGGCGGAGCAGGACCTGCGGATCATCGGCGCGGGTGGCACCCCGCGCGCCGACACGGTTGCCTCCGCTCCGTACACCCCCACGGTGTCCACCGTTCCCAGCCCGGACCTGGGGCCCGGCACAGGCGGGTTCGGGCCACCGCCCACGCCCCCTCCGGGACCGTCCGCCACCGCCCCTCCCCCGGACCGCAACCGCCGCGCCCTGGTCTTCCTGATCGCGGGCGTGGCCGCCATCGCGTTCGCCGTCGCCGGGCTGACGTACGCGCTGGTGAACCGTGACGACGGCGGGGACGGCGGTTCGGGGAACGACACCACCAACGGCCAGAGCACGGTGGGTGGCCGGACGGGTGACGAGGAGACGGAGGGCGGCGGCAACGACGCGACCGGCGACGGCGGTGACACCCCGCCCGGCACGCCCGACGACGGCGGGACGACCAGCAAGCCGCCCGCCCAGTCCGTGAAGGTCTCGGTCGCGGGTGAGAACACCGACTACTCCGGCGCCTGTCCCCTGCCCGAGAGCGGCGCGCCCCGTTTCACGGCGACGTTCACCGTGGGCCAGGTGCCCGTGGAGGTCGACTACCGCTGGGTGACCAAGAGCAAGGACGCCCCGGACACCGACTGGAGGACGCTGTCGTTCCCGTCGGACGGGGAGAAGAGCAAGCAGAACCAGATCGTCGTCACGACGTACGCCTCGGCCGGTACGTACAAGGACGAGATCAGCGTCGAGGTGCGCGGCCCGGTCGAGACGACGTCCAACTCCGTGCCGTTCTCGGTGACCTGTGAGGGGGACGCCCCGACCACGGGCGGGACCTCCCCCTCGGACTCGGATGACTCGGACGGCGGCTCCGGCGGCTCCGGCGGTTCCGACGACGGGGCCGGGGCCGGGGCCGGGTCCTACGACGGGGCGGTCAGGCCACGTTCCTGA
- a CDS encoding nickel transporter — protein sequence MSRRRVLASATTVLLAVLALLLLPAGAASAHPLGNFTVNRYDGLVAAPGKLKVFHVEDLAEIPATQAKPAIKRQGMESWAEERCATAAERSEVTVDGNAVALKVGSSSAEQRPGQAGLKTLRVECRLTAPLPDRASDVRFHAAVDSGPGWREVTARGDRMTLTGSDVPEESVSRQLTVYPADLLQSPKDTAAASLQVRPGGPALASDDERDAPASSILPRGADRWTQALDDLVSSHDLTLGFGALAFVIAMFLGAMHALGPGHGKTLMAATAAARDRARMRDVLPMAASVTVTHTLGVVALGLLVLAGSAAAPSVITWLGIASGLFVLAAGVTLTRRAWQNRKLALMQSQGQGHGHGHEHGRDHAHGHSHDHDHDHSHGHSHGHGHGHSHSHDHDHGHEGAHSHTHDHRPEPAKELVLAHTQTHTHTSAEAHTHEHAPTKAHTHDHDHDHGHDHDHVHDQGHSHSHTEKRSLFGGGVTHTHGGFTHTHPTAPTLRGTILLGFAGGMVPSPSAVVVLVGAAALGKAWFGLLLVLAYGIGLALTLTAAGYAVVKAGGWATRMMDKGEGRLGGPTAALVRRTMPLASALVVVALGAGLVLRGAVSALG from the coding sequence ATGTCCCGCCGACGCGTTCTCGCCTCCGCCACGACGGTCCTGCTGGCCGTCCTCGCCCTGCTGCTCCTCCCCGCCGGGGCCGCGAGCGCGCACCCTCTCGGCAACTTCACCGTCAACCGGTACGACGGGCTGGTGGCCGCCCCTGGGAAGCTGAAGGTCTTCCATGTGGAGGACCTCGCGGAGATTCCGGCGACCCAGGCCAAGCCCGCGATCAAGCGGCAGGGCATGGAGAGCTGGGCCGAGGAGCGGTGCGCGACGGCCGCCGAGCGCAGTGAGGTCACCGTCGACGGGAACGCCGTCGCGCTGAAGGTCGGGTCGAGCTCGGCCGAGCAGCGGCCGGGGCAGGCGGGGCTGAAGACCCTGCGCGTGGAGTGCCGGCTGACGGCTCCGCTGCCGGACCGGGCCTCTGACGTACGCTTCCACGCGGCCGTGGACTCCGGCCCCGGCTGGCGCGAGGTCACCGCCCGGGGCGACCGGATGACGCTGACCGGGTCGGACGTGCCCGAGGAGTCGGTGTCCAGGCAACTCACCGTCTACCCCGCCGATCTGTTGCAGTCGCCGAAGGACACGGCGGCGGCGTCCCTCCAGGTGCGGCCCGGCGGGCCCGCGCTGGCCTCCGACGACGAGCGGGACGCGCCCGCCTCCTCCATCCTCCCGCGCGGCGCGGACCGCTGGACCCAGGCCCTCGACGACCTGGTCTCCAGCCACGACCTCACGCTCGGCTTCGGCGCCCTGGCCTTCGTGATCGCCATGTTCCTCGGCGCGATGCACGCCCTCGGCCCGGGCCACGGCAAGACCCTGATGGCCGCCACGGCCGCCGCCCGCGACCGGGCCCGGATGCGCGACGTACTGCCCATGGCCGCCTCCGTGACGGTCACGCACACCCTGGGCGTCGTCGCACTCGGCCTGCTCGTCCTCGCCGGTTCGGCCGCCGCGCCGTCCGTGATCACCTGGCTGGGCATCGCGAGCGGACTCTTCGTACTGGCGGCGGGCGTGACGCTCACCCGACGCGCCTGGCAGAACCGCAAGCTCGCGCTGATGCAGAGTCAGGGGCAGGGACACGGGCACGGACACGAGCACGGGCGCGACCACGCACATGGTCACAGTCACGATCACGACCACGACCACAGTCACGGGCACAGTCACGGGCACGGGCACGGGCACTCCCACAGCCACGACCACGACCACGGTCATGAGGGCGCGCACTCCCACACGCACGACCACAGGCCTGAGCCCGCCAAGGAACTCGTCCTCGCCCACACCCAGACGCACACGCACACGTCGGCCGAGGCTCACACTCACGAGCACGCCCCCACCAAGGCCCACACACACGATCACGATCACGATCACGGCCATGACCATGACCACGTGCACGACCAGGGCCACAGCCACAGCCACACCGAGAAGCGCTCTCTCTTCGGTGGCGGTGTCACCCACACCCACGGCGGCTTCACCCACACCCACCCCACCGCGCCCACCCTGCGGGGCACGATCCTGCTCGGGTTCGCGGGCGGCATGGTGCCGAGCCCCTCGGCGGTGGTCGTGCTGGTCGGCGCGGCGGCGCTCGGCAAGGCGTGGTTCGGGCTGCTGCTCGTGTTGGCGTACGGCATCGGGCTGGCGCTCACCCTGACGGCGGCCGGGTACGCCGTGGTGAAGGCGGGCGGCTGGGCCACGCGGATGATGGACAAGGGCGAGGGCCGGCTCGGCGGGCCGACCGCGGCGCTGGTGCGCAGGACCATGCCGCTGGCCTCGGCGCTGGTGGTCGTCGCCCTGGGGGCTGGTTTGGTGCTCAGGGGTGCGGTATCCGCACTCGGCTGA
- a CDS encoding DUF4331 domain-containing protein, producing MTPTSRSGAGRRSIAALICGSLAAGGLAAAGVTVLEPGAASASSHREAPLISGTPQYDNTDVYAFVSPDKPDTTTIVANWIPFEEPAGGPNFFPFAEDAQYDIHIDNNGDAQGELVFRYTFDTDTKNKKTFLYNTGVVESLDDQDLNITQTYDLEVLKLRNQRIVSKTKLADDVPVAPSNVGKASMPNYKKLRDQAIYKTAGGAETFAGQADDPFFLDLRVFDLLYGGDLSEVGRDTLKGYNVNSIALQLPSDMITESKDQPIVGIWSTTQRRGANGQFHQVSRLGMPLVNEVVNPIEDKDTFNASQPWNDGQFLDNVTEPELPKLIEAIYKIKAPAEPRNDLVDVFLKGVKGLNQPPKVRASEELRLNTSIKPSAKPKRLGVLDGDNAGFPNGRRLTDDVIDISLQVVEGELLGTKNDLGDAVNKNDKKFGHSFPYVGLPTAGSRGKTVKGNTTNSVRSALGSGVETGSGSDDTTLIAASAGAGAGGVLLIGAGLLWWRRRNDRAYY from the coding sequence ATGACACCTACTTCCAGGAGCGGCGCGGGGCGCAGGAGCATCGCGGCCCTCATCTGTGGTTCGCTGGCCGCCGGAGGGCTCGCAGCCGCCGGCGTGACCGTGCTGGAACCGGGGGCGGCCTCCGCCTCCAGCCACCGGGAGGCCCCGCTGATCTCGGGGACCCCCCAGTACGACAACACCGACGTGTACGCGTTCGTCAGCCCGGACAAGCCGGACACCACGACCATCGTGGCGAACTGGATCCCGTTCGAGGAGCCCGCGGGCGGACCGAACTTCTTCCCGTTCGCCGAGGACGCGCAGTACGACATCCACATCGACAACAACGGTGACGCACAGGGTGAGTTGGTCTTCCGCTACACCTTCGACACGGACACCAAGAACAAGAAGACGTTCCTCTACAACACGGGCGTGGTCGAGAGTCTCGACGACCAGGACCTGAACATCACGCAGACGTACGACCTCGAGGTCCTCAAGCTGCGGAACCAGCGGATCGTCTCGAAGACGAAGCTCGCGGACGACGTGCCGGTGGCGCCGTCGAACGTCGGCAAGGCGTCGATGCCGAACTACAAGAAGCTGCGGGACCAGGCCATCTACAAGACGGCGGGCGGCGCGGAGACGTTCGCCGGCCAGGCCGACGACCCGTTCTTCCTGGACCTGCGCGTCTTCGATCTGCTGTACGGCGGTGACCTCTCCGAGGTCGGGCGGGACACGCTGAAGGGCTACAACGTCAACTCGATCGCCCTGCAGCTGCCGAGCGACATGATCACCGAGTCGAAGGACCAGCCGATCGTCGGCATCTGGTCCACGACGCAGCGCCGGGGCGCCAACGGGCAGTTCCACCAGGTCTCACGGCTCGGTATGCCGCTGGTCAACGAGGTGGTCAACCCGATCGAGGACAAGGACACGTTCAACGCGTCGCAGCCCTGGAACGACGGACAGTTCCTGGACAACGTCACCGAGCCGGAGCTGCCGAAGCTCATCGAGGCGATCTACAAGATCAAGGCGCCCGCCGAGCCGCGCAACGACCTCGTCGACGTGTTCCTGAAGGGCGTCAAGGGCCTCAACCAGCCGCCGAAGGTGCGGGCGTCGGAGGAGCTGCGCCTCAACACCTCGATCAAGCCGTCCGCCAAGCCGAAGCGGCTCGGTGTGCTCGACGGTGACAACGCGGGCTTCCCGAACGGGCGCCGGCTCACCGACGACGTGATCGACATCTCGCTGCAGGTCGTCGAGGGCGAGCTGCTCGGCACGAAGAACGACCTGGGTGACGCGGTCAACAAGAACGACAAGAAGTTCGGCCACTCCTTCCCGTACGTCGGTCTGCCGACGGCCGGTTCCCGGGGCAAGACCGTCAAGGGCAACACCACGAACAGCGTCCGTAGCGCGCTCGGCAGCGGCGTGGAGACGGGCAGCGGCTCCGACGACACCACGCTGATCGCGGCCTCGGCGGGCGCGGGCGCGGGCGGCGTGCTGCTCATCGGCGCCGGTCTGCTGTGGTGGCGTCGCCGGAACGACCGGGCGTACTACTAG